DNA from Hemitrygon akajei unplaced genomic scaffold, sHemAka1.3 Scf000050, whole genome shotgun sequence:
ggagaccccagacacgcctggcagtgtcctgaAACGCTATGAGACCACACACAACTCTCAGAGGCTCCTGAAACActttgagacaccacacacccctgacagcgtcctgacacactgtgagtccccacacacacctgacagggtcctgacacactgtgataccccacacactTCTGACAGGGTGCCGACACACTGTTAGACCCCACACATCATTGACagtgtcctgaaacactgtgagatcccagacacccctgacagagtaAGATATACTTtaagacaccacacactcctgacagggtgttgacaaactgtgagagcacacacacccctgacaggttcctgacacatggtgagaccccacacaaccctgacaggaaaCTGACgcactgtaagaccccacacacataTGACatgatacagtcacactgtgagaccacacacaccacacagggtccttacacactttgagaTGCCACACACCTGTGACAGGTTcacaacacacattaagatgccacactcccctgacagggtcctgacacacagtgagacaccataaaaaactggcagtgtcctgacacaatgtgagaccccagacaagcctggcagtgtcctgacactccgtgagaccccacacacttgacagggccctgacacactgtgagaccccacacactcctgacagagtcctgacacactgtgagaccccacacacacctgacagggtcctgacacaccgtgTGTCCCCACAGAcgcctgacagggccctgacacactgtgagaccccacacggtCCTGACAGAGccctaacacactgtgagaccccacacggtcctgacacactgtgagaccccacacacacctggcagcTTCCTAACAtaccgtgagaccccacacacacctgacagggtcctgacacactgtgagatcccacacgtccatgacagagtcctgacacacggtgagaccccacacaaccctgacaggaatGGGACACACAGTAAGACCCCGCACACATCTGACAAGATACAGTCACACtctgagaccacacacaccacacagggtccttagacactttgagacgccacacacccgtggcaggttcacaacacacattaagatgtCGCACTCCCctgatagggtcctgacacactgtgagacaccataaaaaactggcagtgtcctgacacaatgtgagaccccggACACGCCTGGCAGTGTCttgacacactgcgagaccccacacacctgacagggccctgacacactgtgagatcccacacgtccatgacaggAACCTGACACACAGTAAGACTCCACACACATCTAAcaggatacagtcacactgtgagaccacacacaccacacagggtccttacacacttgagacgccacacacccgtggcagcTTCCTAACAtaccgtgagaccccacacacacctgacaggttcctgacacactgtgagatcccacacgtccatgacagagtcctgacacacggtgagaccccacacaaccctgacaggaaccGGACACACAATAAGACCCAACACACATCTGAcaggatacagtcacactgtgagaccacatgCACctcacactgtccttacacactttgagacgccacacacccgtggcaggttcacgacacacattaagatgccacactcccctgatagggtcctgacacactgtgagacaccataaaaaactggcagtgtcctgacacaatgtgagaccccagacacgcCTGGCATTGTCttgacacactgcgagaccccacacacctgacagggccctgacataCTGCGAGACCCCACTCACCTGaaagggccctgacacactgtgagaccccacacacacctgacagggccctgacacactgtgagacccaacacacccctgacaggttcctgacacactgtgagaccccacacacccctgacagggccctgacacactgtgagaccccacacacccctgacaggttcctgacacactgtgagaccccacacacccgtgacagggtcttacactctgtgagacccaacacaccccTGTCAAGGTCCTGACACCATGTCAGACACCACACACCCGCgacaggctcctgacacactgtggacCCACACACACCTtataggttcctgacacactgtgagatcccgcacacccctgacagggtcctgtcacactggagACCACACACCCTTGAccggttcctgacacactgtgggaTCCCGCACAGCCCTGACagtttcctgacacactgtgagatcccacacacccctgacagggtctgacacactgtgagacccgacacacccCTGTCAAGGTCCTGACACCGTATCAGACCCCATACACccgtgacagggtcctgtcacactgtgagatcccatacacccctgacaggatatgacacactgtgagaccccacacattcctgacaggatcctgacacactgtgagaccacacacacccctgacagattaCTGACGCATTGTGGACCCACACACACCTtatagggtcctgacacactgtgagactccacacagccctgacagggtcctgacacactgtgagactccacacacccctgacagggtcctgtcacactgtgagatcccataCCCCCCTGACAGGGtatgacatactgtgagaccccacacactcctgacaggatcctgacacactgtgagaccccacacactcctgacagggtcctgacacactgtgagacaccacacacacctgacagggccctgacacactgtgagaccccacacgctACTGACAAGGTGCTGATAGACAGTGAGATGCCACACAACGCTGGCAGGGTCTTGACACAGTGTCACAcaccacacccctgacaggggcatgacacactgtgagaccccacacacccctgacaggttcctgacacactgtggacccacacacacctgacagggtcttgacacactgtgagaccccacacacccctgacaggatcctgacacactgtaagaccccacaccCCCCTGACAGATTCCTGACGTACTGTGGACCCACACACACCTtatagggtcctgacacactgtgagactccacacacccctgacagggttctgacacactgtgagactccacacacccctgacagggtcctgtcacactgtgtacCCACAGACATCTtataggttcctgacacactgtggacccacacacacctgacagggtcctgacacactgtgagaccccacacactcctgacaggatcctgacacactgtgagactccacacacccctgacagattcCTGACGCACTGTGGACCCACACACACCTTATAGGGTCCtttcacactgtgagactccacacacccctgacagggtcctgtcacactgtgagatcccatacacccctgacagggtatgacacactgtgagaccccacacacccctgacagattcCTAACGCACTGTGGACCCACACACACCTtatagggtcctgacacactgtgagatcccacacacccctgacaggttcctgacacactgtgagacccgacacactcctgacaggtacCGAACACACTTTGAGTTCCAGTCACagagtgagacaccacacacccatgacaggttcctgacacactgtgagacccgacacactcctgacaggatcCAAACACACTTTGAGTTTCAGTCAcaagtgagacaccacacacccatgACAGGATCCGATTAAAAGTTTATTCCATAGAAGAAAATGACAGTTATGACAGTCGTGGGAGATTATTCGGTACAGGACAGTCGTCGGTCAGTAAACTACAAGGGTAATACTGACCTTCACAGCACAGttaatgtggaaatgtgatgatCGGATTTTTATCTAGACCAGGCCTCCCTGTCCATTTTGGGGTCTGTTAATCAAATTTACTTTACTGTAGGAATATCCATTGATGAATCCAATTAATGCAATAGCTTTGAGCTAACTCGTGTGTGCTTAAATACTGAGTTCTGAGTTGAGGCATCTAACAGTTTGTCCactgtctgttcccatggaagatgttcaacagaaacacaaggagactctgcgggcacaaactgaaacactgagagtgaacaccatcctgatgagggagaaggtgaaggttttccagctggttgatcgatacgctgagctcacggtcatttctactgttcgagattggaaactggtggaacatgagctgctggcaagaggcagagaccacgaggagtggagagagaaacatctccgcGGAGAGCTGGAAAAACtccggactgatcagttattccagaGCAGGTTTTCCCAAAGTTACTCCACatctgggagttcggcagcagtggctggagtcccgggaatcgggaaaacaacaatggttcaaaagattgtttatgactgggccacggggaaaatataccaagaattccagtttgtcttcagtttcaaattacgggttttaaactccattaacaacagaataaacctgagggaactgattctggatcagtatccttattTTGGGAAtttactgagagaggtctggaagaacccagagggattgctgtttatattcgatggtttggatgagttcaaacacaaaatcgattttgctgacagtcggagagacacagaactcaagcaccagtgcccagatcccgagtggcagtgtgaagtgtctgacattgtgtacagtttaatccagggcaagctgctcccagggtgttcagtgctggtgaccacccgccccactgcgttacatttattagAAAACGCTCAGATCGGTATCcaggctgaaatcctgggattttctggtgaggaacggaagaaatacttcatcagacattttgaagatcagacggtggcagaagctgttttcaaacacgtgaaagAGAACGAGATCCtatacaccatgagctacaacccctcctactgctggatcctcgctctggcactgggccccttcttcacacaaagagtcagggacccacagcgagttcccaagaccatcacccaactgtactcctactatatttacaacatcctgaaaaaccacggccgtgagattgagaacccccgtgatgtgttactccgggttggtcagatggccttcagaggagtgtccgagaggaagattgtgtttacagatggagatttgatcaactacaatctgcagccttcccagttcctgtccgggttcctgatggaggttttggagagagaggattctgcccggagcgtggtgtgcACATTCCCACAcatcaccatccaagagtttgtagctgcaatTGCACAATTCCTGATCCCAGATGGCAGAGATATTACGAAActtctcactgaagcccacaacacgacagatgggcgatttgaggtatttctccatTTTGTTGCTGGgctctccaacccaatgacaactcggggcctggaggagtttctgggtccatttcctcatcaaacaacctgccgggtgattgactgggtgaaggaggaggttgaaCGCCAGAATGGAAACAcgaggagtgaagctggtaaaaggagcctcctgaacacattgcactacctgttcgagtctcagaatcgtggactggctcaggtcgcactgggatctgtgaaaacactttcattcagtggaattacactgaccccgattgactgcgcggtcctgtctcatgtcatcggactctgtgatacaataaaatacATCGACCTGgagaactgccacattcagtATGACGGAATACAGCGGCTGGGATCCGGGCTGCAGAAGTGCCAGGAGTtggggtaacttgatttatctctcactctgaactgtgaaactgtctcattgtgttgtttcaatgtaaagggattcggtaaatttgtagtaaatcagattgtgaagaattgtgacaaatccCCACGGGGTCAGTCAGTAATTCCCgaaggacgggagggttctgtgtttacttgtgaagggatgttggagacttcatcagatcagtgaacaacggccattggtttaatggtagtaaatcacaggaatggccgtgtttctcggtgcctgtgacacgtccattgacaatgttccttctcactgttactgacacccagaccgacactgactgcagcaggtgggtcagagattcacacccccttcccgtgTGAGGGACAAGAGACGATCAGCAGACTATCCctgtgagaaggaaagaaataccattgtgagattgtcctcccacGGCCATTCCCCGTGTGAGACTTTGCTCACTTCCAGATACGCAAAGAGCGAGGGCGCATCTCCTCTGGGgctctgttcagacccaacacacacgtacaaaaaatttctgcatcctctcgtcttgtaggattatcatttacccttggaatcctCCTATGGGACATCTCATCCCAAACTCCCTTCCATTCTTTGGAATCTCGccaccatccccattcctcctgtgggctctctattactctttactcatcatcctgtgggatcttttcCACACAACCCCCCCCCTTCCTGTGAGAtctttcctccccatccctcttcctcctgtgagatctctcttccccatccctcttccacctgtgagatctctcttccccatcccccttcctcctgtgagatctttcctccccatccctcttccacctgtgagatctttcttccccatccctcttcctcctgtgagatctctcttccccatcccgcttcctcctgtgagatctctcttccccatcccccttcctcctgtgagatctctcttccacatctcccttcctcatGTGGCATCTCACTTCTCcataccctttcctcctgtgggatctctctcccccattgacttcttcctgtcagatctctctttggcatgctcCACTGTCCTGTGCAATTTCTCTTCCCCAACCTCCTTCttcctgtgagatttctcttcccaatcccacatcctcctgtgggacctctctacTACATATCTGCTCCTCCTGGCTGATCTCTCAACcacttcccccttcatcctgtttaaaccctctctctccttcccccttcctcctgtgggatctctcttccccatcccccttcctcctgtgggatctttcttccccatcccccttcctcctgtgggatctctcttccccgtccctctTACTCCTGTGGAATCACTCTTCcacatgccccttcctcctgtgggatctctcttccccatcccacttccttcgcTGGGCTCCcttttccctatcccccttcctcccgtgggatctctcttccccatcccctttcgtcctgtgggatctctcctccccatcccacgCCACCTATGAGATCTCTGTTCCTCATCACCCTTCTTCCTATGCGATCTctgatccccatccccctttttcctgtgggatcactgttccccataccccttgttcctgtgggatctctgttccaaATCCCCCTTGTTCCTGTAGGATCTcaccccacatcccccttcctccagtggtatctctctctcccatcccgcTTCTTCCTTTGGGATCTAAGTCacgcatcacccttcctcctgtgggatctctcttccccatccgccttcctcctgtgggttctctgttcccaatccctcttcctcctgagggatctctcttccccatcccccctcctcaaGTGGGATcgttctcccccatcccccttactccattgggatctctctttcccatcccccttcctcctgtgggatctctcttccccatcccccttcctcctgtgggatctgtctt
Protein-coding regions in this window:
- the LOC140721090 gene encoding uncharacterized protein: MIEKVVNTPAGGSMFRARRKISDLADKGERADSSKLFLSLVMVKDSRTLRVMWETFVKMRIGVPNLDNILKEIQIYGCDPSHRPIPPQHLLKILSELKDVQQKHKETLRAQTETLRVNTILMREKVKVFQLVDRYAELTVISTVRDWKLVEHELLARGRDHEEWREKHLRGELEKLRTDQLFQSRFSQSYSTSGSSAAVAGVPGIGKTTMVQKIVYDWATGKIYQEFQWILQRRSAQELWNYGVTLRVNPAET